The genomic segment TTCAGAATGTTTAGAATAAAACTTtcgaaataaaattttgataacaagTTAACGAAGACAGTacttattgtaaataaaattaggCTTAATGAGGTGATAGATAGGTTTAGTAGAGTTAACTGCTTATACAAGCTTATAAATGCCAAGGGGACAATAACTTGTAAACTCTATCATACACCTAATTTACCAAAACTCTACTCATTTACAATATTTGATTTACGTTATTCATTTAGACACTTTAATGTGTGTTTTATATCTATAATCCATAGTTTAGGAACATAAAAAATTGcctaattaattagaaaaatgttAGTTTAGTTGGTTGACTGGCATAAAAGATTATGCAGACACTAAGGAAGCATCTTGATAATAAGTAAAATCATTGCTAACTAAGAAAAAAGTAATGGATGATGACAATAATGAGATTGTTATCATGCATTGATTAACAAGTGGATTAGTGTTGCATGAGGAAATTGAATGAGAGGGAAAAGTTTGTGAATAAAAATGTGCGAAAATTTAATTTGGCAGTATAAGAAGTTGGTGTGATGGGTCCAGCTCGGTGTGTGTGCCGTTAGATTTATGCAATTCTGCCCGCCAACTAAAGAAGAAAACCAAAAGCATAATAATGTATTAATATTGctattttgattgattttttgaAGAAATGTGTGTATAAAAGACAAGCGTGAAACCCACTGAGTTGAAGAAGAATCAATCTCTCCCTTTCACCTTTCTCCACAGCCTACCACTTTTGTTCTTTCTCTGCCTTCATCTACTCTCACATCTTCACTCACTGAGAAAAGAGAGAGTGAGAAATCGAAAAAGGGAGTGATGGGTGTGAGAAtgagtgttttctttttataatgaACAAAGGAGTACACACCCTCTTCTTCACTGAAGAAGATGGCAATCCAGCAACACAATCACCAACTACAACATAACGAGAATGTCTCATCTCTCCTTGATGCCCTTTACTGTGATGAAGCAAAGTGggaagatgaagaggaggaggaagaagaagatgaagagagTGATGTCACAACAAACAACGATGCATGCAACGGACCTTCTCTTTTCCCTCTGCTCTTGTTGGAGCAAGACTTCTTCTGGGAAGACCAGGAACTGAACTCTCTCTTTTCCAAAGAGAAGCTTCAGCATCAACAACTTTACGGCTATAACATTGATGCTAATAACAATAATGATGCTTGTGACAGTACTAACAATAATGTGCGTTTGGACCCTTCTTTCTCTCAGCCTCGTCGTGAGGCTGTGGAATGGATGCTCAAAGTCAATGCTCACTATGGATTTTCTGCTCTCACTGCAACACTGGCCGTTACTTACCTGGATAGGTTCCTTCTAAGCTTCCATTTTCAAAGGGAGAAGCCTTGGATGATCCAGCTCGTGGCTGTCACTTGCATCTCTTTGGCAGCAAAAGTTGAAGAAACTCAAGTGCCTCTTCTCTTAGACCTTCAAGTGGGTTCATCGCAAAACTTTGTTTCATCTGAGTGTTTTTTTAATCGTTCGTCTTAGGTTGATGTCTCATCAAGTGTTTGTTTATGATGTTATGTTTTCAGGTGCAGGACACTAAGTATGTGTTTGAGGCAAAGACTATTCAGAGAATGGAGC from the Vigna angularis cultivar LongXiaoDou No.4 chromosome 3, ASM1680809v1, whole genome shotgun sequence genome contains:
- the LOC108322039 gene encoding cyclin-D3-1; protein product: MAIQQHNHQLQHNENVSSLLDALYCDEAKWEDEEEEEEEDEESDVTTNNDACNGPSLFPLLLLEQDFFWEDQELNSLFSKEKLQHQQLYGYNIDANNNNDACDSTNNNVRLDPSFSQPRREAVEWMLKVNAHYGFSALTATLAVTYLDRFLLSFHFQREKPWMIQLVAVTCISLAAKVEETQVPLLLDLQVQDTKYVFEAKTIQRMELLVLSTLKWKMHPVTPLSFLDHIIRRLGLKTHLHWEFLRRCEHLLLSVLLDARFVGCLPSVMATATMLHVIDQIEHSGGMEYKNQLLSVLKINKEKVDECYNAILQRSNGNSYGHNNNIYKRKYEEIPDSPSGVIDAAFGSDGSNDSWAVGSSLYSSPEPLFKKSRTQGQQMKLSPLNRVIVGIVGTSP